One genomic window of Dysgonomonas mossii includes the following:
- a CDS encoding methylated-DNA--[protein]-cysteine S-methyltransferase, with protein sequence MKAFLQSPVGLIEIRETDGYISSVRIIHQEGEEKADSSPLLNNAIKQLEEYFSGERKVFDLPLKQNGTSFQQKAWEYLSTIPYGKTVSYKDEAIAIGSPKGCRAVGAANGKNNLAIIVPCHRVVNEGGRLGGYAYGTDIKLLLLELENYYNFM encoded by the coding sequence ATGAAGGCTTTTTTACAATCTCCCGTAGGATTAATCGAGATAAGAGAAACTGACGGTTATATTTCATCGGTAAGGATTATTCACCAAGAAGGGGAGGAAAAAGCCGACTCTTCACCACTTTTGAATAATGCAATAAAACAGTTGGAAGAATATTTCTCCGGAGAACGTAAAGTTTTTGACTTACCCCTGAAACAAAACGGTACATCGTTTCAGCAAAAAGCATGGGAATATCTGAGCACAATCCCTTATGGAAAAACTGTTTCGTATAAAGATGAAGCTATCGCTATCGGTTCACCAAAAGGATGCAGAGCTGTAGGTGCTGCAAACGGAAAGAATAATCTAGCTATTATAGTCCCTTGCCACCGTGTGGTAAATGAAGGAGGACGATTGGGTGGCTATGCATATGGAACAGATATAAAACTTCTTCTTCTTGAACTCGAAAATTATTATAACTTCATGTAA
- a CDS encoding GNAT family N-acetyltransferase: METVIAPINKDLLRAELTKDKFLRYTNKANNEIYIVTHHNSPNVMLEIGRLREIAFRYYGGGTGKSVDIDEYDKMDNPYKQLIVWNPEAGEIIGGYRFICGPDICFDENGEPILATSHLFHFSERFIKEYLPYTFELGRSFVTLEYQSTLAGSRGIFALDNLWDGLGALSVADPSMKYFFGKVTMYDTYNTQARDMILYFLNKYFPDPEKLVWPKQALTIETEKSKLRRLFDGESFKSDYRILNTSVRKLDLNIPPLVNAYMSLSPQMKVFGTAVNDTFGNVEETGILINVDEILEEKKKRHIESYLKDKPSKRFLKRLRQMINWSWTKYEDRPKPKKRKNEGFFTISRRINRDKRN, encoded by the coding sequence ATGGAAACTGTTATCGCACCGATAAATAAGGATTTATTGAGAGCCGAACTGACAAAGGATAAATTTCTCAGGTATACAAATAAGGCTAACAATGAAATCTATATTGTCACACATCATAATTCGCCGAATGTGATGCTGGAGATAGGCCGTCTGCGTGAGATAGCATTCCGGTATTATGGCGGAGGAACAGGGAAGTCTGTAGATATAGACGAGTACGACAAAATGGACAATCCATACAAGCAATTAATAGTATGGAATCCGGAAGCAGGAGAGATAATCGGTGGATATCGCTTTATATGCGGACCTGATATTTGCTTCGATGAGAATGGTGAACCCATATTGGCAACATCGCATTTGTTCCATTTCTCCGAAAGGTTTATTAAGGAATATCTCCCTTATACATTCGAGCTTGGACGTTCGTTTGTTACGCTCGAATATCAATCAACACTAGCCGGTTCGAGAGGTATCTTCGCATTAGATAATCTTTGGGATGGATTAGGTGCGCTATCTGTGGCAGACCCTTCCATGAAGTATTTTTTTGGGAAGGTAACAATGTACGACACATACAATACACAAGCCCGGGATATGATTCTGTATTTTCTGAATAAGTATTTTCCGGATCCCGAAAAGCTTGTATGGCCAAAGCAAGCCTTAACGATAGAGACCGAAAAGAGCAAGCTGAGAAGGCTATTTGATGGAGAGTCGTTCAAGTCTGACTATCGAATATTAAACACTTCCGTTCGTAAATTAGATCTTAATATTCCTCCACTTGTAAATGCTTACATGAGTCTTTCCCCTCAAATGAAGGTCTTTGGAACGGCAGTAAACGATACTTTTGGCAATGTAGAGGAAACAGGAATCCTCATCAATGTAGATGAGATATTAGAAGAAAAGAAAAAAAGACATATTGAGTCCTACTTAAAAGATAAACCTTCGAAACGTTTTTTGAAGAGACTTCGACAAATGATAAACTGGAGTTGGACAAAATACGAAGACAGGCCTAAACCGAAGAAAAGAAAAAATGAAGGCTTTTTTACAATCTCCCGTAGGATTAATCGAGATAAGAGAAACTGA
- a CDS encoding 1-acyl-sn-glycerol-3-phosphate acyltransferase: protein MNHEPQILDLDKVLAEKAPKIYNKVPRFAINYLKRKIHLDELNKILTIYADKYGVDFMQAVVGYFNLTLETSGLENIQDGKKYIFVSNHPLGGLDGICLSAVIGERFDKKIKYVVNDVLYFIKNLQPIFLPVNKYGRQSKQATTSLNEAYESDNQIITFPAGLCSRQENGKIHDLDWQKNFILKAVESRRDVVPVYFEGKNSNFFYRFANIRKRLGIKFNIELILLPDEMFKNKNKSFSITFGEPIPYTFFDNSKSAMQWAQYVKEKSYNLAKTNKQ from the coding sequence ATGAATCACGAACCTCAAATACTAGATTTAGATAAAGTACTTGCCGAGAAAGCTCCCAAGATTTATAATAAGGTACCACGTTTTGCAATAAACTACCTCAAGCGAAAAATCCATTTAGATGAACTGAACAAAATACTTACGATCTATGCTGATAAGTATGGAGTGGATTTTATGCAAGCGGTTGTAGGATATTTCAATCTTACATTAGAGACCTCGGGGCTAGAAAATATTCAAGACGGGAAAAAGTATATATTTGTATCAAACCACCCTTTAGGCGGGCTCGATGGCATCTGCTTATCTGCGGTTATTGGAGAACGATTCGATAAAAAAATAAAATACGTAGTAAACGATGTTTTATACTTTATTAAGAATCTGCAACCTATTTTTCTTCCGGTTAATAAATATGGACGTCAGTCGAAACAAGCGACCACAAGCCTAAATGAAGCCTATGAATCGGACAACCAAATCATTACCTTCCCTGCGGGCTTATGTTCCAGACAAGAGAATGGCAAGATTCATGATTTGGATTGGCAGAAAAATTTTATTCTGAAAGCTGTAGAATCAAGAAGGGATGTAGTTCCTGTGTACTTTGAAGGCAAAAATTCAAATTTCTTTTATAGATTTGCAAATATAAGAAAGCGTCTGGGCATAAAATTTAATATTGAGTTGATCCTATTGCCTGACGAAATGTTTAAGAATAAAAATAAAAGTTTTTCCATAACATTTGGTGAACCTATACCATATACATTCTTTGACAACTCAAAGAGTGCTATGCAATGGGCGCAGTATGTAAAGGAAAAGTCATATAATTTGGCAAAAACAAACAAGCAATAA
- the trxA gene encoding thioredoxin codes for MRRKITLPILGIVLMTLTVLLGNNSVFGNNNTTNNDTPIVTLTSSNYEKETGTGLVFVDFWAPWCGPCRRMAPILESVAKEYKGSAKIGKINVDNYKKFSIDKGIEVLPTIVVYKDGKEITRLRGLVSKEDLVKIITEHTKK; via the coding sequence ATGAGACGTAAAATAACCCTTCCAATACTCGGCATAGTTCTTATGACTTTGACTGTTTTATTGGGAAACAATAGTGTGTTTGGGAATAACAACACTACGAATAATGATACTCCTATTGTAACGCTTACCTCTTCTAATTATGAAAAAGAGACCGGAACAGGATTAGTATTTGTTGACTTTTGGGCTCCGTGGTGTGGGCCATGTCGCCGAATGGCTCCTATTCTCGAAAGTGTAGCTAAAGAATACAAAGGATCGGCAAAGATCGGAAAGATAAATGTTGACAACTACAAGAAGTTTTCTATAGATAAAGGGATTGAGGTATTGCCTACTATTGTTGTATATAAAGATGGAAAGGAGATTACTCGCTTGAGAGGTTTGGTATCTAAAGAAGACCTTGTGAAAATAATTACAGAGCATACAAAAAAGTAA
- a CDS encoding transglutaminase domain-containing protein, with protein sequence MKKIIFSSLLMISLLFILGACSSADKHFLKDKEYREQVHQQFMKRKDLAAGRSEQLFSALDKQDLTLEQREALEFLYAYMPLSDLADYDADFFLGQVDAAFKARDYFDWGKKIPDDIFRHFVLVYRVNNENLDTARQVFFDELKDRVKGLTMEKAVLEVNHWCHEKVTYRGTDGRTSAPLALAKTSWGRCGEESTFTTAALRAVGIPARQCYTPRWVHTDDNHAWVEAWVDGKWHYIGACEPEPELDVAWFSAPVKRAMMVHTNVFGLYNGPEEKNVQTDLYSVINLLGNYTNTRDVKVKIVDEAGKPVEGATVKFKVYNYAEFYPIATSTTKTDGTASIISGMGDIFVWANKGDIYGYAKSTPESGEVTVTLNNKPGKGLDETIVMEAPAEQAIKELAPEKIAENAKRLAHEDSIRNAYMATFISESDAKKFAEKNKLNPDKTWNILSKSQGNWQEISSFMEAKKDNPYLNAFLLSLSDKDLRDTPAGYLLDHLTIGQDATQKKLAEDSPLVGSIYSPRISQELIRPWRSFFKKALTEDFINKSRNDINEVINFVRENIKIDEEQNYFKCPISPKGVYELKVSDKPSRDILFVALCRSMDIPARIDRATGRPQYLKGETAWTDVFFDKQAEEQPKATIQFTNAKDNIVKPGYYTHFTIARYDNGDFVTLDYENSIKDLPAKITVDAGYYRLMIGSRGNDGSVTISTRYFEVKGNEAKTFEIELPKVEGRIQVQGIVDPNTVITLQDGSKKSIKELTNGKGLMICFADPDKEPTKHILQDLPAVQQAIEEWGGGILFAIPDDKLSKAFDASVFKGLPKQSLWMTDHNRTLLNTVAGALQIEFSNNFPLTVYISTNGGILYSSQGYRIGIGENIIKTIELEKGTK encoded by the coding sequence ATGAAAAAAATCATTTTCAGTTCTCTATTAATGATATCTCTTCTTTTTATCTTAGGCGCATGCAGTTCGGCAGACAAGCATTTCCTTAAAGATAAAGAGTATAGGGAACAAGTACACCAACAGTTTATGAAACGCAAAGACCTTGCGGCAGGACGTAGTGAACAATTGTTTTCTGCTTTAGACAAACAAGATCTCACTCTGGAACAGCGTGAGGCTTTAGAATTCCTATACGCTTATATGCCTCTTTCAGATCTTGCAGATTATGATGCGGATTTTTTCCTTGGTCAAGTAGATGCAGCATTCAAAGCTCGTGATTACTTCGATTGGGGTAAAAAAATACCGGATGATATATTCCGTCATTTTGTATTGGTCTATCGTGTAAATAACGAAAATCTAGATACTGCCCGACAAGTGTTCTTCGATGAACTCAAAGATAGAGTAAAAGGGCTGACAATGGAAAAAGCAGTATTGGAGGTAAATCACTGGTGTCATGAAAAAGTAACTTACCGAGGAACAGACGGACGCACATCCGCACCACTTGCTTTAGCTAAGACTTCTTGGGGACGCTGTGGCGAAGAATCCACATTCACTACCGCTGCTCTTCGTGCTGTAGGCATCCCTGCCCGACAATGTTACACGCCACGCTGGGTACACACCGACGACAATCACGCATGGGTAGAAGCATGGGTGGATGGTAAATGGCATTATATAGGAGCTTGCGAACCAGAACCAGAATTGGATGTAGCGTGGTTCTCTGCTCCAGTAAAACGTGCTATGATGGTACATACGAATGTTTTTGGACTGTACAATGGACCTGAGGAAAAGAATGTACAAACAGACCTCTATTCGGTTATTAATCTGCTTGGTAATTATACAAACACACGCGATGTAAAAGTAAAAATAGTAGACGAAGCCGGTAAACCTGTAGAAGGTGCAACCGTAAAATTTAAAGTGTACAATTATGCTGAGTTTTACCCTATTGCCACAAGTACTACTAAAACCGATGGAACAGCTTCTATAATCTCAGGAATGGGAGACATATTTGTTTGGGCAAATAAGGGTGATATATATGGATATGCTAAATCTACTCCTGAATCGGGAGAAGTGACAGTTACATTAAATAATAAACCGGGAAAAGGCTTAGATGAAACCATTGTAATGGAAGCGCCGGCAGAACAAGCCATAAAAGAATTAGCACCAGAAAAGATTGCTGAAAACGCAAAACGTCTGGCTCACGAAGACTCGATACGCAATGCATATATGGCAACATTTATTAGTGAATCGGATGCTAAGAAATTTGCAGAAAAAAATAAGCTAAACCCTGATAAGACTTGGAATATTTTATCCAAATCGCAAGGAAACTGGCAGGAAATATCCTCTTTTATGGAGGCTAAGAAAGATAATCCATATCTGAATGCATTCTTATTATCTCTATCCGATAAAGATTTACGAGATACTCCGGCTGGATACCTGTTAGATCACCTTACTATCGGACAAGATGCGACACAAAAGAAACTAGCCGAAGACAGCCCTTTGGTAGGCAGCATCTATTCTCCAAGAATATCACAAGAATTGATTCGTCCGTGGCGAAGCTTCTTCAAAAAAGCATTAACGGAAGATTTTATAAACAAATCGAGGAATGATATTAATGAAGTAATAAACTTTGTTCGTGAAAATATTAAAATTGATGAAGAACAAAATTATTTCAAATGCCCGATCTCACCTAAAGGCGTATATGAATTGAAAGTTTCAGATAAGCCATCAAGGGATATATTATTTGTTGCTCTTTGTCGTTCTATGGACATCCCTGCACGTATTGATCGTGCAACAGGACGCCCTCAATATCTAAAGGGGGAAACTGCTTGGACTGATGTATTCTTTGATAAGCAAGCCGAAGAACAGCCAAAGGCTACAATTCAGTTTACAAATGCAAAGGATAATATTGTGAAACCGGGTTATTATACTCATTTCACAATTGCCCGATACGACAATGGTGACTTTGTTACTCTCGATTATGAAAACAGTATAAAAGATCTACCGGCTAAAATAACAGTAGATGCAGGCTACTATCGTTTGATGATAGGTAGTCGTGGAAATGATGGTTCTGTAACGATAAGTACACGCTACTTTGAAGTAAAAGGCAATGAAGCGAAAACATTCGAAATCGAATTACCGAAAGTAGAAGGTCGCATTCAGGTACAAGGTATCGTAGATCCGAACACAGTTATTACATTACAAGACGGCAGTAAAAAGTCAATCAAAGAACTAACGAACGGCAAAGGTTTGATGATCTGCTTTGCTGATCCGGACAAAGAACCTACTAAGCATATCCTGCAAGACCTTCCGGCCGTACAACAAGCTATTGAAGAATGGGGCGGAGGAATCTTGTTTGCTATTCCTGACGACAAGCTAAGTAAAGCGTTTGATGCTTCTGTCTTTAAAGGTCTACCTAAGCAATCATTATGGATGACTGATCATAACAGGACTTTGTTAAATACAGTTGCGGGAGCTTTGCAAATCGAATTTTCAAACAACTTCCCGCTTACAGTATACATCTCTACAAATGGCGGTATTTTGTATTCTTCGCAAGGTTACCGCATTGGAATCGGAGAGAATATAATTAAGACAATAGAATTGGAGAAAGGAACAAAATAA
- a CDS encoding putative LPS assembly protein LptD, which produces MRKIQLLTYTFLLILFSVPFWGAQISRIESRITHLDTPQDSLPTDSASPRVRLSRDPVRKTQNDSIRMRGDSLPSDSIKKKKAVLDAVVDYTANDSIVLTAGNWGYLYGESVVKYTDISLKGEKIWMNMDSSLVYATYGLDSVGKEFGFPVFTDGGTDYESKTMKYNFKTKKGYITNVITTQGEGYIVASRAKKNDDNSFFMREGKYTTCDDHEHPHFYLALTKAKVRPKKNVVTGPAYLVIEDLPLPIGLPFGFFPFSEKYSSGVIMPSYGDELARGFNLRDGGYYFAINDNIDLAVTGEIYTKGSWGINARSSYRKRYKYSGGFDVGYLVTKLGEKGIDYSLAKDLKINWTHSQDPKSNMFRTLSASVQFSTSSYDRNDLNTAYTPMGTNNTKSSNVTLTQKIPNSPWSFSANISAAQRTQDSTISLTLPNVTVTMSRIAPFKRKDAVGAEKWYEKIQLSYTGDLRNSITTKENKLFQSNLQKDWNNAMKHTIPVSATFSALNYLNITPSFNYTERWYTSKIEKRWDADQRRMVVEDTTYSFNRVYDFNFSLGFQTKLYGMFTPIFSKNTQIRHVFTPSISLSYAPDFSSQKFGFYEKLYYYDSEGNWRDTGNKYSPYEQGMFGVPSQGAQGMINFSFDNNLEMKYRDSNDSIKKISLIDNLGINFSHNMMAKEFKWSDINMGLRLKFSKSFTVNLNAAFDPYLYRAETNDAGEVTSLRRVNELRISNGKGFGRLKSTGYSISPSINQDTFKKWFGGGDDKDKDSKKKEDESTQSENNLAASGEEEERKSLMEAKKDDNQYDEDGYVKNEIKWNLGISFSMNYNTNKLPKQAARNDYAEYRGTLTKALSLNGNIQPTKNWSFNFNASYDFDAGKIAYMSCNLTRNLHCWSISASFNPVGQYKSYYVSLRASSSMLQDLKYEQRGRASSYDPNWD; this is translated from the coding sequence ATGAGGAAAATTCAGTTGTTGACGTATACGTTTCTGCTTATTCTTTTTTCTGTGCCTTTTTGGGGTGCACAAATTTCTCGTATAGAGTCACGTATAACACATCTCGACACCCCTCAAGACTCATTGCCTACCGACTCTGCATCACCTCGGGTTCGTTTAAGTCGAGACCCGGTTCGTAAGACTCAGAATGATTCTATACGAATGCGTGGAGACTCCCTTCCGTCCGACTCTATAAAGAAAAAGAAAGCCGTTTTGGACGCTGTAGTAGACTATACAGCCAATGACTCCATAGTTCTTACAGCAGGAAATTGGGGATATTTATATGGCGAAAGCGTTGTGAAATACACCGATATTTCACTCAAAGGAGAAAAGATATGGATGAACATGGATAGTAGCCTTGTTTATGCCACATACGGTCTCGATTCTGTAGGAAAAGAATTTGGATTCCCTGTATTTACAGATGGAGGAACAGACTACGAATCAAAAACAATGAAATATAACTTTAAAACAAAGAAAGGTTATATTACAAATGTTATTACCACTCAAGGAGAAGGATATATTGTAGCAAGCAGAGCAAAAAAGAACGACGACAATTCGTTTTTCATGAGAGAGGGAAAATATACTACTTGCGACGATCACGAACACCCTCACTTTTACTTGGCACTGACAAAAGCCAAGGTGAGGCCTAAAAAGAACGTCGTAACAGGTCCTGCATATCTTGTTATTGAAGATTTACCTCTTCCTATCGGCTTACCGTTTGGATTTTTCCCATTTTCTGAAAAGTATTCTTCGGGGGTTATCATGCCTTCCTATGGAGATGAGCTCGCCCGAGGATTTAACTTAAGAGACGGAGGTTATTACTTTGCGATCAATGATAATATCGATTTAGCTGTGACCGGAGAAATATATACTAAAGGTTCGTGGGGAATCAATGCCCGCTCATCATACAGAAAAAGGTATAAATATTCGGGGGGATTTGATGTAGGATATCTAGTTACCAAACTCGGAGAAAAGGGAATAGATTACTCTTTGGCAAAAGACCTAAAAATCAACTGGACACATAGCCAAGACCCTAAGTCAAATATGTTTAGGACGTTATCGGCTAGTGTACAATTCTCTACCAGTTCTTACGACCGTAATGACCTGAATACGGCTTACACCCCTATGGGAACAAATAATACAAAAAGTTCAAATGTAACCCTTACGCAAAAGATACCAAATTCTCCGTGGAGTTTCTCTGCTAATATTAGTGCAGCCCAACGTACACAAGACTCAACAATATCTCTTACCTTGCCTAACGTTACAGTTACTATGAGCCGCATAGCTCCGTTTAAAAGAAAAGATGCTGTAGGTGCAGAAAAATGGTACGAGAAGATACAATTGAGTTATACGGGAGATTTAAGAAACAGTATTACGACAAAAGAAAACAAGCTATTTCAGTCTAACTTGCAAAAAGACTGGAATAATGCAATGAAACATACAATCCCTGTGTCTGCCACTTTTAGTGCGTTAAACTACCTAAATATCACTCCGTCTTTCAACTATACCGAGCGATGGTATACAAGCAAAATAGAAAAGCGATGGGATGCTGATCAACGCCGCATGGTAGTTGAAGATACAACCTATTCATTCAACCGCGTTTATGATTTCAATTTCTCTCTTGGTTTTCAAACCAAGCTGTATGGGATGTTCACTCCTATATTTTCAAAGAACACTCAGATCCGCCATGTATTCACCCCTAGCATAAGTCTAAGTTATGCTCCGGATTTCAGTAGTCAAAAATTCGGATTTTATGAAAAGTTATATTACTATGATTCGGAAGGGAATTGGAGAGATACAGGAAATAAATATTCTCCATATGAACAAGGTATGTTTGGTGTACCAAGCCAAGGAGCCCAAGGAATGATTAATTTCAGCTTCGACAACAATCTTGAAATGAAATACAGAGACTCCAATGACTCTATAAAAAAGATCAGTTTGATTGATAATCTCGGGATTAATTTCAGTCACAATATGATGGCCAAAGAGTTCAAATGGAGTGACATAAACATGGGGCTCCGGCTCAAGTTCAGCAAATCATTTACTGTAAATCTGAATGCAGCATTCGACCCATATCTCTATAGAGCTGAGACAAACGATGCAGGGGAAGTAACCAGTTTGAGACGTGTCAATGAACTTCGTATTTCAAACGGAAAAGGGTTTGGGCGATTGAAAAGTACAGGATATTCCATATCGCCATCTATTAATCAGGATACATTCAAAAAATGGTTTGGAGGCGGCGATGACAAGGATAAGGATTCTAAAAAGAAGGAAGATGAATCCACACAGAGTGAAAATAATTTGGCCGCATCCGGAGAAGAAGAAGAACGTAAAAGCTTGATGGAGGCAAAAAAAGATGATAACCAGTATGATGAAGATGGTTATGTAAAAAATGAGATCAAGTGGAATTTGGGGATCAGCTTCTCAATGAATTATAATACGAATAAACTACCTAAGCAAGCAGCTCGAAACGATTACGCAGAATATAGAGGTACGTTAACTAAAGCCCTCAGCTTGAACGGAAATATACAACCGACCAAAAATTGGAGTTTCAATTTCAATGCCAGTTATGACTTCGATGCAGGCAAAATAGCATACATGAGTTGTAATCTTACTCGCAACCTACACTGTTGGTCTATTTCGGCAAGTTTCAACCCTGTGGGTCAATACAAATCATATTATGTATCGTTACGTGCAAGTTCTTCAATGCTTCAGGATTTGAAATACGAGCAACGCGGACGGGCTTCCAGCTATGATCCTAATTGGGATTAA